The Lates calcarifer isolate ASB-BC8 unplaced genomic scaffold, TLL_Latcal_v3 _unitig_638_quiver_2078, whole genome shotgun sequence genome has a segment encoding these proteins:
- the LOC108879353 gene encoding collagen alpha-1(XXII) chain, with protein sequence MELRLGFRITLVLVILAFTLSGERVEAQRAGCKNVHYDLAFILDTSSSVGKENFEKIRQWVANLVESFDVAADKTRVAVVRYSDRPTTEFNLGRHRTLEDVKRAARNIRYLGGNTMTGDAISYTTNNIFTEQNGARPTARGIQKVAILLTDGRSQDYVLEPSKAAAKAGIRMFAVGIGEALKEELEEIAAEPKNAHVFHVTDFNAIDKIRGRLRRRLCENVLCPNMKVQPDRFKPNSTSYGLEEVPGFDLMEYFNVRDILGTRDDESQSSYVRLGTMPIVQQTEDVFPQGLPDEYAFVTTFKFRKTSRREDWYLWQVFDKYGIPQVSIRLDGENKAVEYNAVGLTKDAVRAVFKNPEVDNLFDRNWHKIALSVEAKSVSLYLDCKHIQTLPIEDREDIDIQGKTVIGKRLYDSVPIDFDLQRMMIYCDSKHAELETCCDLPNGPCPKKVVTEAPPVQIPTPTPTVVEQQRGPQVNCSCPAGDKGEIGAPGVAGPKGEKGDTGPAGAIGPPGIKGAKGETGSVISVKGDRGEKGDRGSIGLTGAPGQKGEKGLGGVPGIDGLPGDKGDQGDPGLAGDPGLPGPAGPKGIQGDEGSPGAPGPKGVTGESGLKGEKGTPGAAGLAGLDGLPGKPGVPGKDGLRGLVGVPGPSGIKGDKVQKEGLRGEKGDAGPPGPPGPEGPHGPPGPPGLQGLPGSLESLAKG encoded by the exons ATGGAATTACGACTGGGATTTAGGATCACCCTGGTCTTGGTCATCCTGGCCTTTACTCTTTCCGGTGAGAGAGTGGAAGCACAGAGGGCAG GGTGTAAAAATGTCCACTATGACCTGGCGTTTATCCTGGATACCTCATCCAGTGTTGGAAAAGAGAACTTTGAGAAGATCAGACAATGGGTGGCCAACCTGGTGGAGTCTTTTGATGTGGCGGCAGACAAGACAAGAGTAGCTGTAGTTCGCTACAGTGACAGACCTACCACTGAGTTCAACCTGGGGAGACACAGGACCCTGGAAGATGTGAAACGAGCTGCCCGTAACATACGCTACCTTGGGGGAAATACAATGACTGGGGATGCTATCAGCTACACCACCAACAACATCTTCACGGAGCAGAACGGAGCGAGGCCCACAGCCAGAGGAATTCAGAAGGTGGCCATCCTTCTCACAGATGGCCGAAGCCAGGATTATGTTCTGGAGCCCTCTAAAGCAGCTGCCAAAGCCGGCATCAGGATGTTTGCCGTGGGCATTGGGGAGGCACTGAAGGAAGAGCTGGAAGAAATCGCGGCTGAGCCAAAGAATGCCCACGTCTTCCATGTGACAGACTTTAACGCCATTGACAAGATCAGGGGCCggctgaggaggaggctgtgCGAGA ATGTCCTGTGTCCTAACATGAAGGTTCAACCTGATCGCTTTAAGCCCAACAGCACCAGTTATGGTCTTGAAGAGGTTCCAG ggtTTGACCTGATGGAGTACTTCAATGTGAGAGATATTCTGGGAACGAGAGATGATGAAAGCCAAAGTTCTTATGTTCGCCTTGGCACCATGCCCATTGTACAGCAAACTGA AGACGTGTTTCCTCAAGGCTTGCCAGATGAATATGCCTTTGTGACAACATTCAAGTTCAGGAAAACCTCAAGACGTGAAGATTGGTACCTCTGGCAGGTTTTTGACAAATATGGAATCCCACAG GTGTCCATCCGTCTGGATGGTGAGAACAAGGCGGTGGAGTACAACGCTGTCGGGCTGACAAAAGAtgctgtcagagctgtgttCAAGAATCCTGAAGTTGACAACCTATTTGACCGCAACTGGCACAAGATTGCCCTCAGTGTGGAGGCCAAGTCTGTGTCTCTGTACCTGGactgcaaacacatacagactctGCCCATTGAAGACAGGGAGGACATTGATATCCAGGGGAAGACAGTGATCGGAAAGAGACTGTATGACAGTGTGCCAATTGAT TTTGACCTCCAAAGGATGATGATTTACTGTGACTCCAAGCATGCAGAGCTGGAAACCTGCTGTGATCTACCCAATGGACCT TGCCCCAAGAAAGTGGTGACAGAGGCTCCTCCTGTGCAGATCCCCACTCCAACACCTACTGTTGTGGAGCAGCAAAGAGGCCCTCAAGTCAACTGCTCCTGTCCTGCAGGAGATAAG GGAGAGATCGGTGCACCTGGTGTTGCAGGTCCCAAGGGTGAAAAG GGTGACACTGGCCCTGCGGGTGCCATCGGACCGCCTGGCATCAAAGGAGCAAAAGGAGAAACT GGCAGCGTAATCTCTGTCAAAGGTGACAGAGGTGAGAAG GGTGATAGAGGCAGCATAGGGTTGACAGGTGCTCCTGGACAAAAAGGAGAGAAG GGGCTCGGTGGTGTGCCAGGTATTGATGGCTTACCTGGCGACAAAGGAGACCAA ggTGACCCAGGACTGGCTGGTGATCCAGGGCTGCCGGGTCCAGCTGGACCAAAG GGTATTCAAGGGGATGAGGGAAGTCCTGGTGCACCTGGACCAAAGGGTGTCACT gGTGAATCAGGTTTAAAAGGTGAAAAAGGAACTCCAGGAGCTGCG GGCTTGGCAGGTTTGGATGGATTACCTGGAAAACCTGGTGTTCCTGGTAAAGAT GGTTTGAGAGGACTGGTTGGTGTGCCCGGGCCCAGCGGAATTAAAGGCGACAAG GTTCAAAAAGAAGGCTTACGGGGTGAAAAG GGAGATGCTGGACCTCCTGGGCCCCCAGGGCCTGAGGGTCCCCACGGGCCTCCT GGTCCTCCTGGTCTACAGGGTCTGCCTGGGAGCCTGGAGAGTTTGGCCAAAGG